The nucleotide sequence GAAAATTATTTAACGGACAATATCGCAAAAGGTGATCCAGCTATTATCCAAGTTGAATTTGATGAGTCCGCTTTGTGGCTCGAAGCATCCGGTTTTAATTTAGAAAATTTCACACCAACGCATATTAAAATCAAAGCAGTGGGTGATAAAAAAATCCAAGTTGAGAGGACTATCTGTGCAGGGTGAATTTCTCTTTATTAAATCTGCGATCATCGATGATATCGAAGTCGAAAAGGACATGGTCAACCTATTGCTTCGTTTTTCTTCGGAAACACGAGACAAGCAAGGTGACTTGTTTTTAAAAAGTGCTTGGACTCATCCTGAAGATGTTCAGTTCTTCATGAAAAAAGGTGTCATCGACTGGAATCATCTTTCTCGAGCTGGACGGTTCTTGAAATCGAATGCTTCAGTCGAAGAACGTGCAGCAGCCGAAATGATCGCTACAGGTGCAATTCTTGGCTTACCTAAAGGGAAAGGAATTTATCAAGACGGTGATCGTCCGACTTGTGAAGCAAAAATCAACGCAAAGAATCCTTATATAGCATCTTACATTCCACTTTTAAAAGAAGGATATAAAGGACTTGAGGCATCAGCAGCTGGTGGAGCGTTTCAACCGTCTGGTGAAACCATATTAAAACATGGTGAGAACACTTGGGATCGAGCAGTTATTTCCCATATCGCTATATGTCCTTCCAATGAAGCGATAAACCAACACACTGAAATTGAACTTATTAAATCGGCAATGGCCGATCATCTTGGATTTAAGCCAGGGACTCCGACTAAAGTAGCTCCGACTTCTGTTCAAGATCCAGCTTTTGAATTTATTAAATCGCAACCAGGATACAAAGTATGGGTTGCAAATCAACTCATCGATAGAATCGAAAACGGAATCATTGCACAGAAGTTTGACGCTGTTTATGGATTCTTAAAATCACACGGGATTCCGGATCAGGACTCTCACGACCACGCAATACACCTATTGTCACTATTAAGGTAAGAAAGGAAAGGAAGATGGAAAAGGAAAAAACTTTTAAAGAAAAATTACAGGAATTCGTAAAATCCATGGCAGGAGGAGATCCTACACCACCTCCTCCAGCGCCGGAAGGTGGAAAAGGAGAATCGGAAATTACTGAAGAAGTTTTGACCAATCTTCAAAAAGCTCTTGAAGCTGGGGAGATCATTCCTGTGGAAGAAGCTAGTGTCCGCACTTGGTGTGAGACTCAGAAACTTAGTCCAGAGGCTTGTACAGTTGTCTGGGAAAATCTCAGTCAGTCTCTCGGTGATCAAGGAGCTCAACCTCCGGCTGATACTCCACCTGCAGAACCCACTCAACCAATTCAAAAAGGTGGGGACAAGGGAGAGGAATTTCCGGAGCTAAAGGAATTCGCAAAATCACTTAGTGCTTATCAAGCTGATCAAGCAACTATAGAGAAAGCTCTCGCTGGAATCTTGGATCAAAACTCTGCGATGAAGAAACAATTGGAAGTAATTCCACAGCTTACAGCGCAAGTTGAGTTCCTAAAATCGCAAATGGGTATTCTTGCAAAGACTCCAGTGGGTCCTAAGACTCCGGCCATCGGTGCAGGAGACATTCCGAACGAACCTGGAAAAGCGGAGATCAAGAAAGTTCTGTATAAAGCTGTTGAAGACAAACAGATTGCTTTGGCAGATTTCATGACCTTCAACTCCAAAGGCGTTCAAACAGATGCAGTGAAATTGTTTTTAAAATCTCAGGGAGGAAACATCTAGATGAGACAATTTAGTTTAAAAAATATCTTCGGGCTGATCCTTTCCGTTCTCGTCGTATCCGTTTTTCTCTTTTACGGAGATTTAATGGCTACTGGTGGTGGGCTTGTGACTGTTGCGCTTGTCGCGCCGACATTCACAAACTTCAAAGAACTGAAAGAATTCGCAAAATCCTTTAACGCAAACTCAGAGGGAATTACCGATCTGACTGCATTAACAAACGGTGAAGCACTGACCATGCACTCGCTCGACGAGACCATGGTGTTAATGGCTCAAGATACTCACGACTATAAGTTCATGAACACAATGTTCATGAAAGATACCAAGAGTACTCTGAATATTTTCGGAAGAATCGTGGACTGGGGTGACAATGGAGATCCTTCGTTCGTTGGTGAAACCGATGATGCAGAATTCAAAGACGTGGTTATCGATCGTATCGCAAGATCCGTGTCCTTTTTGGCTGAGGGTTATGCAATTTCGAAAGTCTTAGATGTATCAAATACTGGTAATTACGATCCAGAAGCGATTTCTGTTCAAGGTGCAATCAACCGTGTAATGAGAACAATTGCTTACTCCACTTGGTATGGAAATAAGGCTATTAATAGTCTGGAATTCCCTGGATTCGTTCAAGAACTAGTTGATGCTTCACAAGTTCTTGATGCTCGAGGTGACGTTCCTAAAATTTCTGCTCTCAAAGAACTGACTGTTGAAGTTCGAACAGCATGGGGTTTAACCAACGAGTTTTGGATGCATCCTCACGTAAAATCTGTGATCGACAACTACTATGTTGGTGCAAAAGAATTCGTAGTTCCACCTGGTGGAAACCCGACAGTTGGTTACAATATTCCAGGCCTAATTGGTGCTGATATTAAGAACGAACGTCTAGAATTCAAAACAGACATGTGGTTGAATCGTCACCAAATCGGTTTACCAAAGTATAGAGATGCGAATAACGTTCTTGTTGAAGGAAAAACCAATCCCAAGGCTCCTGATGCTCCGGCTGCAACTGCGATTGTGTCCGGTGGTCCGATTGCTGGATCTAAATGGAAAACTCAAGACTCCAAGAACTTGGCGAACGTTAATGCGCAAATCAAGTATCATATCATTGCATGCAATAGATATGGTAGATCTGCTAAGTCAACGGTAGTAACTTCGGACGCAGCTATGGAAAGTGGAAAGTCGATCACATTGACAATCACTCCTGCAGGAACTGGAGAAGTTGCAACGTATTTCCAAATCTTTAGAGAAAATTACCCAGGTTCTGGAAAGTTTTACTTAACAGAGAGAATTGCTAAAGCTTCTTCACCGACTACTGTTCATGCAGATTTGAATGAATGGATTCCAGGTTGCTCTGAAGCGATCATCGGAGATTTCAACAGCACTTCAGCTTTGGATCAATCTAGAACATACCAGTTCCTAAGAATGTTACCTATGGTACAAACTAAGTTCGCACCGAGCGCAGTTTATCAAAGGAAGCTAGCTGGAATGGTTGAGTTCTACGGAGCACTAGCTCTTTTGCAACCCAAAAGATTCTGGTTGCTCAAGAACATGCCAACCTCTTTAGGCAGATAAGAAAGGAGTTTAGGGGACATCTAAGTCCCCTTATTCTATGCTTGTTGCTAATACAGAAGGAAACACAGATGTAGCGACATTGACTGGAGGAAGTGCTTTGCAAAAAGATCCTTGGTCATTGTCGCTTGCTAGTTTAATAGAGCTTTTTCGAAAAAAGAAAAAGAAGAAACTCGATTTCTCTAAATCCTCATTTAAAATCAATCTTTCGGATGTGAATACTTCACCTACCGAAGCTCAAAAAGAACATGGCAATTATAAGATGGCTCACGTCACGGTTCATGGACTCGATATCACAATCGAGAATCCTAAAGGATCTTACAGATCGGGAACTGACAAATCAGGCAAAGAATGGAAATGTAAAATACATTCCCATTATGGATATTTTAAACGAACTGAAGGGAAAGACGGTGATCATGTTGATGTTTTTATCGGTCCCAATGTTCTTTCCGAAATTGTTTTTATAGTAAATCAAAATAATGCAGATGGAAAATTCGATGAACACAAAGTTATGTTGGGATTCGATACTGAAGCCGAGGCCAAGGAAGGATATCTAAAGAATTATTCTCCAGGTTGGAAAGGTCTGGGATCCATCATATCAATGACTATCGATCAGTTTAAAAACTGGATCACTTCCGGAGACACAAAGAAGCCAGCTAAGGAATTCACGAAATCCGAATTATACACTGATCTGGAATGGGCTACCTATTTCGAAAAAGGAAAAACAGCACAAGTAGGTGAAACCAGAACTTGGACAGATGGAACAATTCACAAGAAGACAGCTGATGGAAAATGGGTAGAAGTCTCCAAAGGGAAAAAACCTAATTCCCCACAACCAAATCGTAATCAAACTCCTGGATCTCAAGCAGCTTCCCAAGGAAAGACACATGATCAGCGAGCAATTGAAATCGTTGATCGATGGAAACGTTTAGAACAAAAAGCGAAGGAAAAGAATCGCGAGAGGATGGCCAAAAGCAACCCACAGAATAGACAATCTCTATGGGATGTGAATAATGCTCGTCCAGGTGATGTTATTCGAATTGAAAGAGCAAGTTCTGGAAGAATCAACCGAGGTCACATTGGTGAGGTTCTGGACAAAGTGGATGGATATCTGAAAGTCGCTTTGGCTTCTGGAGGTGTTTATCTTTTTCCTCCAAGTGAATTATCATTTGCAAAAGGTGGATCCAAAGATTCTCCGTTTTCGAAGTTGAAAGAATTCTTTAAAGGTAAGTCGGCTCAATTGGGTGAAATCCGTGAGTGGTCGGACGGCAATAGATACCAGAAAGTAGAACTTGGTTGGAAGTTAGTTGGTAAAGGTGACAAGAAAGCACACCAAGTAGAGTCCAAGGAATTCGCTGAAGCAACCGGAGAAGATGCTGAAAAACATCGAGATCTTGTGGAAAAAGCGATGCAAAATTCCACAAAGATTCCTGTAAAAATACTCCGAGAGTATCCCGATCTTCTTGAGAAATATCCAGAGTACAAAAATCGAGTTCTGGCAATTGACGCGATCAATAAAATGAAAAGCGGTAAGAAACCAGCGTCCGACCTTGTTGATAAAACAGTAAACTCGATGAAAGCTGGATCTCAGTCAGGTGATAAGCTAGAAAATGCAGTGAACTCCGCACGAGCTGGAAAGCTTCCGGATCCAAAAAACAATGTAGGAAAGGCAACCAAGACTTTAATGGACCCTCTTGGTTCAAGTTCTTCGGGGGCAGACGCTTCTTTCGAAGTTGGCGTTTTAGAAGAAAACCTTGTTTCCAATAATAAAACCATCGAGGGAAAAAGTCAAGTTCAAAATAAAGAAGATCGAGCTTCCAAGACACTGGTGGACCCTCTTGGACTAGGTGAGTCGAGGACGGATCTGGATAAACCAGAAACTGCGATTTTAGACTCAGGCTCTAAGTCATCAAGCTCCTCCGAGGAGAAAAAAAGTAAAGTACAAAAGGGAGATCCTGATCTTAAAGCTCCGAAGTCCAAGAAAAAAGATGATGAGCCCCCTTCTCCTTCTTCCAGTGGAAAGACTTCCGATAAACTGAAGACTGTTCCAGCTTCTGATATCACGACCATTGAACAATACACTGATAAAAAGCATTACAATAAAAAGGTTATCGACGGAATCAAAGATTCTATTATGGAACGAGGTTTTGATCCTAGTACTCCATTAAAAGTAGATCGAGACGAGAAAGGAAAACTCCGAGTAGTTGACGGTCATCATAGATTTACAGCCGTTCAAGAATTGATAGAGGAAGGAAAACTTCCTAAAGACACTCCAATCTATGTGATAGAAGAGAAATTCAATACAGAAGCTGATAGACTTTTGTCACAAGTCTCCGCGAACAAGAACAAAAGGAAAGTTGAGAGACTTGATGATGCGAAGGCTTACTCAAAGCTCATAGAACAAGGGAAAACAGTTCAAGAGATTTCTAAGGTAACTGGAGAAACTCCAGATTTCATTAAAGGGACTCTTGCGTTAAATAATTTATCAGATGATTTTAAAAAGCTGCTGAGATCAGATTCCAAGCAAGAACGAACTAAATCACAGGGCGATGGATCCGAACAGAAATACGAGTCCATGGGAGAATCACTTGCAATTGTACTCGGAAAACACGGGATCAATGATGATGGAACTCCAAACGATACTCTTCAGAGAAAAGCATTCGCCTGGTATGTTTCGAACAAAGGGAAAGGAGTGACTGTTCCACAAGTTAAGGGTTATATCGAAACACTCAAATCTCAACAGTCTTTAGGTATGAAAGGATTTGATGATTCCGGACGATCGGACGTTGAAAAAGAAGCTCTTAGGAGTATTGGTTCCGAAGATGTTGCAAAGGGAAATACTGCGAGTTTCGATAATTTCTTGAGCCAAATACAAAAACCAATTCAAAAGTTTTTAGGTGATACCGTAACTGATCTAGACGAGAAGAAAGCTCAAGCACTTGCAGCTTCAATCATAGCAACCAGAGGAGCTGGAGCTCTACAGAATGAATTGAATAAGATATCAGAAGCGCTGAATAACCTTTCCCTTTTCAAAGAATCATTGGCGAAGAAATTTGCACAGATCCAAGCAGATGCACAAACTCCGATGATGTTTGGTACGTAAAATGAGAATTGAAGAAATATTCAAACGAATCCCTACAGAACCAAATAATTTTCCAAGGTTTTATGCCATTCTTGGATTCACTGCTAATCAAGTTAAATTGAAATGGGAATGGCAAGTTGACCGCAGATCTGCAGTCAGCGTTAAGGAAGGCGGACTTGGTTGGTGGGGATCTCAATACAGAGCCCATGGAAAGATCCAAGTTGAGAGAAGGGGTTTGGGCTATCGCATTTATTATGACAAAGGTGAATCAACGATTAATTTTGAAGATGTTGTTGAAAATGGACGATCGTCTTACGACATAGCAAAAAATCTTTTAGCAAATTCCAAGAAAGTTAGAATATCTAGCAAGGGTAAAAAGTATCTAATAATCCCTATGGGTTCGGATGATAAAAAAGCGGATACAGCTCTTACCATAATGGCAACAACAAAAGAACCTGCACTCACAGGTGGAACCGTAAGACGGAATCAATACGCTACAAGAAAAGTTACCGATAAAATTCTAGGTAAATCTAAATCAGTTGCATTCGGTCAAAAAAATGAAAAGGGTGGAAGCTCAACAACAGTTAAGAATCTTGTCATACTTACTGAAGACAGCAATTGGAAAGACTACCCAGCAATCAAAGCACATAATTTTCCAAAGATTATACAGAGAGAAGTGGATCGACTTATAGGTTCGCAACAATTCAAAAAAGAATTAATGGAAGCTTTAGTTTACGATATCAGAGCTTATGTTAGAGACCATCCAGAGGAAAGGAAAAACGAATTATGATTATATCAATGTGGCAAATAGATCCAGAGTTCAGGGTCATTGAAGAATTACAAAGTCATCTGGAAGAAACAGCTCTTTCCGATAGAAAAATAAATGTCAAAAACATCGTAGAATACGGGCATCCCCTTTACACACTAGCTTCCAAGGGCGATGATTCCAAAGTAAACCATGATTCCTTTTTCCCGAGAATCGGCGTGGAATGGTCGAGTGATGATATCGAAGACGATCTTGGAAAGAATCATGCTCAACGAGCAATGGACTCAAGAACGATCGCGCAGATCAAACATTATATGAACCGAGATGATGTGAAACTCGATGGAAAAAGAGGAGATGGAGATTACGAGCACTATTCCTATCCGAGATTTGCTAAAGTCTTAGACGGAGATTTTAAATCTTATCAGAGTTTTACCACTCATGTGGTATCAGAAGTTTTAATAAGTGGTTGGGGTGGAAGTGGATCAGTTGGAAGGAAGCGAGCCCAAACAATGTACAAAGCGACTATAGATAT is from Leptospira sp. GIMC2001 and encodes:
- a CDS encoding ParB N-terminal domain-containing protein — protein: MLVANTEGNTDVATLTGGSALQKDPWSLSLASLIELFRKKKKKKLDFSKSSFKINLSDVNTSPTEAQKEHGNYKMAHVTVHGLDITIENPKGSYRSGTDKSGKEWKCKIHSHYGYFKRTEGKDGDHVDVFIGPNVLSEIVFIVNQNNADGKFDEHKVMLGFDTEAEAKEGYLKNYSPGWKGLGSIISMTIDQFKNWITSGDTKKPAKEFTKSELYTDLEWATYFEKGKTAQVGETRTWTDGTIHKKTADGKWVEVSKGKKPNSPQPNRNQTPGSQAASQGKTHDQRAIEIVDRWKRLEQKAKEKNRERMAKSNPQNRQSLWDVNNARPGDVIRIERASSGRINRGHIGEVLDKVDGYLKVALASGGVYLFPPSELSFAKGGSKDSPFSKLKEFFKGKSAQLGEIREWSDGNRYQKVELGWKLVGKGDKKAHQVESKEFAEATGEDAEKHRDLVEKAMQNSTKIPVKILREYPDLLEKYPEYKNRVLAIDAINKMKSGKKPASDLVDKTVNSMKAGSQSGDKLENAVNSARAGKLPDPKNNVGKATKTLMDPLGSSSSGADASFEVGVLEENLVSNNKTIEGKSQVQNKEDRASKTLVDPLGLGESRTDLDKPETAILDSGSKSSSSSEEKKSKVQKGDPDLKAPKSKKKDDEPPSPSSSGKTSDKLKTVPASDITTIEQYTDKKHYNKKVIDGIKDSIMERGFDPSTPLKVDRDEKGKLRVVDGHHRFTAVQELIEEGKLPKDTPIYVIEEKFNTEADRLLSQVSANKNKRKVERLDDAKAYSKLIEQGKTVQEISKVTGETPDFIKGTLALNNLSDDFKKLLRSDSKQERTKSQGDGSEQKYESMGESLAIVLGKHGINDDGTPNDTLQRKAFAWYVSNKGKGVTVPQVKGYIETLKSQQSLGMKGFDDSGRSDVEKEALRSIGSEDVAKGNTASFDNFLSQIQKPIQKFLGDTVTDLDEKKAQALAASIIATRGAGALQNELNKISEALNNLSLFKESLAKKFAQIQADAQTPMMFGT